A genomic stretch from Acidobacteriota bacterium includes:
- a CDS encoding hydroxymethylglutaryl-CoA lyase has product MILHEVGMRDGLQVEQAVVPLETKIAWVERLLASGVDLIQAGSFVNPTLVPQMADTDALFRHFAALPGARARLSALVLNEKGLARGLEAGAGYFCMGVSASDTHSRKNTGMGTEEAIVRVLAMARDARGAGAGVQLSVQSAFGCGYERHVPGSRVLEIAGRFLEDGFRAISLADTAGHASPLQVRRLFGAILHAAPDAACACHFHDTYGLAMANAAAAMEVGVRSFESAFAGLGGCPFTAVAGGNLCTEDFVHLLQREGLRHDVDLDALIGVAREAETFFGRALPGVIHRTGPIPATGGLKAGGDTSQM; this is encoded by the coding sequence GTGATTCTCCACGAGGTCGGCATGCGCGACGGCCTGCAGGTGGAGCAGGCCGTCGTTCCACTCGAGACGAAGATCGCGTGGGTCGAGCGCCTGCTCGCCTCCGGCGTCGATCTGATCCAGGCCGGATCGTTCGTCAACCCGACGCTCGTGCCGCAGATGGCCGACACCGACGCGCTGTTTCGCCATTTCGCGGCGCTGCCCGGCGCGCGTGCCCGGCTCTCGGCGCTCGTGCTCAACGAGAAGGGGCTGGCGCGCGGGCTCGAGGCGGGCGCGGGGTATTTCTGCATGGGTGTGTCGGCGAGCGACACGCACAGCCGCAAGAACACCGGCATGGGGACCGAGGAGGCGATCGTCCGCGTGCTGGCGATGGCCAGGGATGCCCGCGGCGCCGGCGCCGGCGTGCAGTTGTCGGTGCAGTCGGCGTTCGGGTGCGGCTACGAGCGGCACGTGCCGGGAAGCCGCGTGCTCGAGATCGCCGGCCGCTTCCTCGAAGACGGGTTCCGCGCGATCAGCCTCGCGGACACGGCGGGCCACGCCTCGCCCCTCCAGGTCCGTCGCCTGTTCGGGGCGATCCTGCACGCGGCGCCCGACGCGGCGTGCGCCTGCCACTTCCACGACACGTACGGGCTTGCCATGGCGAACGCGGCGGCCGCCATGGAGGTCGGTGTGCGCTCCTTCGAGTCCGCGTTCGCGGGGCTCGGCGGCTGCCCGTTCACGGCGGTGGCCGGCGGCAACCTGTGCACCGAGGATTTCGTTCACCTGCTGCAGCGTGAAGGCCTGCGCCACGACGTGGACCTCGACGCGCTCATCGGTGTCGCGCGCGAGGCGGAAACCTTTTTCGGCCGCGCGCTCCCGGGCGTCATCCATCGCACGGGACCGATTCCGGCAACCGGCGGCCTGAAGGCCGGCGGCGACACGAGTCAGATGTAG